In Solobacterium moorei, a single genomic region encodes these proteins:
- a CDS encoding ISNCY family transposase — MKKIILTPMEENKYNIIKELVDHSGNKRRAALKLNCSIRTINRLITRYKSEGKSSFSHGNRGRLPSNTFSLETKNKIIELYLNEYLDANITHFSEIVQMDLGISISDTTIRNWLSEHDVLSPKAHRKTKKQLKERLTKRLDQTTSTKARNAINEQIESIEDDTPHSRRSRSKYMGEMIQMDASSYEWIPGEIWHLHLAVDDATGTAVGAHFDIQETLRGYYNVFHQILVDYGIPALFYTDKRTVFEYRKKTKAFDDEDTFTQFSYACHNLGVEIKTTSIAQAKGRIERLNQTFQSRLPVELRRARITCMADANKFLKSYLKEFNARFALHLNSTNSVFEVQPDIETINQTLAIISSRIVDQGNCIKFKNKYWMAYDKEHNRIPLRPKMEVLVIESFDQKIFVNAMDTLYILEEVQVFEENSGEFDNIIETPEKKKVYIPPISHPWRKYSYQLFTKKQNYYSSANVR; from the coding sequence ATGAAAAAGATTATATTAACCCCTATGGAAGAAAACAAATACAACATTATTAAAGAACTGGTTGATCATTCTGGCAATAAACGCCGTGCGGCATTAAAACTAAATTGTTCTATTCGTACTATCAACCGCCTGATTACACGTTATAAGTCTGAAGGCAAATCCTCATTTTCACATGGTAATCGTGGACGATTACCATCAAACACATTCTCACTGGAAACGAAAAACAAAATCATTGAACTCTATCTTAACGAGTATCTTGATGCCAACATCACTCATTTCAGTGAAATCGTCCAGATGGACCTCGGCATCTCCATCAGTGACACCACTATTAGAAACTGGTTATCAGAACACGATGTCTTGTCCCCAAAGGCCCATCGAAAAACCAAGAAACAATTAAAGGAACGTTTGACAAAACGATTAGACCAAACAACATCTACAAAGGCCAGAAACGCAATCAATGAACAAATCGAATCAATTGAAGATGATACGCCTCATTCACGAAGATCTAGATCCAAATATATGGGAGAGATGATTCAAATGGACGCTTCAAGCTACGAATGGATTCCTGGCGAGATATGGCATCTACACCTAGCTGTAGATGATGCGACCGGTACTGCTGTTGGAGCCCACTTTGATATACAGGAGACCCTACGTGGCTATTACAACGTTTTCCATCAGATACTAGTCGACTATGGCATACCCGCTCTATTCTATACGGATAAACGAACCGTATTTGAATACAGAAAGAAAACCAAGGCCTTCGACGACGAGGATACCTTCACACAGTTCTCCTACGCCTGCCATAACCTTGGTGTCGAAATCAAAACAACGAGCATCGCACAAGCCAAAGGACGCATCGAACGTCTCAACCAGACTTTCCAATCACGTTTGCCAGTTGAACTTAGACGTGCTCGTATTACTTGTATGGCGGACGCGAATAAGTTCCTAAAATCCTACCTAAAGGAATTCAATGCAAGGTTCGCCCTACACTTGAATAGTACCAATTCTGTATTTGAAGTACAACCAGATATAGAAACAATCAATCAAACATTGGCAATCATTTCATCGAGAATAGTCGATCAAGGCAACTGTATCAAGTTCAAAAACAAGTATTGGATGGCCTATGACAAGGAACACAATAGAATTCCACTAAGACCTAAGATGGAGGTATTGGTTATTGAATCATTTGATCAAAAGATCTTTGTCAATGCGATGGATACACTATACATCTTAGAAGAAGTACAAGTGTTTGAAGAAAATTCGGGTGAGTTCGATAATATCATTGAAACTCCTGAGAAAAAGAAAGTATATATTCCGCCGATATCTCACCCTTGGAGGAAGTATTCATATCAATTATTTACAAAAAAGCAGAACTATTATAGCTCCGCTAATGTTCGTTAA
- a CDS encoding uracil-xanthine permease family protein translates to MKLIYKVEDKPQFHQLVIFAFQQLLAIMAATIAVPLIIKNGMNTAAALFGAGVGTLVYVAFTRKKSPVFLGSSFAFIGSMSAAFAGATTVAAGYVGLIIGAAFAGLVYVVIALFIERIGVDWVNRIMPPVVIGPTVAIIGLSLAANAVGDLQTSSLTGARTQFAVLVGIIALIGVMLASTYGKSHAKMIPFIIGILAGYIVAAILTFIGVQTGYEPMQILNYQPIVDLFANGVSFSTFFKIPDFTFVTALEGIKDIDFGYIGTIAVAYIPVSFVVFAEHIADHKNISSIIERDLLKDPGLDRTLLGDGVGSMVGAFFGGCPNTTYGESVACVAITKNASVLTIIGAALECILISFFTPFVTFISTIPACVMGGVCMALYGFIAVSGLKMVQKIDLDHNKNLFVISSILISGIGGLSLSFGKITITSVACALILGIIVNKLLSKEPENTEENQ, encoded by the coding sequence ATGAAATTGATTTACAAAGTTGAAGACAAACCACAGTTTCATCAATTAGTTATTTTTGCATTCCAACAGTTGCTAGCAATTATGGCCGCAACAATCGCAGTACCTCTCATCATCAAAAACGGTATGAATACCGCTGCTGCTCTTTTTGGTGCCGGTGTTGGTACCCTTGTTTATGTTGCATTCACTCGTAAGAAGAGCCCGGTATTTTTGGGTTCTTCTTTTGCGTTTATTGGTTCGATGTCCGCTGCGTTTGCTGGAGCTACAACGGTAGCAGCTGGATATGTTGGACTCATTATTGGTGCAGCGTTTGCAGGACTTGTATATGTAGTGATTGCACTATTTATTGAGCGTATCGGTGTTGATTGGGTAAATCGCATCATGCCGCCAGTTGTTATCGGTCCTACAGTCGCAATTATCGGTCTATCACTAGCAGCCAATGCAGTTGGTGATTTACAAACAAGTAGTTTAACAGGCGCAAGAACACAATTTGCTGTACTTGTTGGTATCATTGCCTTAATTGGTGTAATGCTTGCAAGTACCTATGGTAAGTCCCACGCCAAGATGATTCCATTCATCATCGGTATCTTAGCTGGTTATATCGTAGCCGCTATCCTAACATTTATCGGAGTTCAGACAGGTTATGAACCAATGCAGATATTAAACTATCAACCTATCGTTGATTTATTTGCGAACGGTGTATCATTCTCTACCTTCTTCAAGATTCCAGACTTCACATTTGTAACAGCACTAGAAGGTATTAAGGATATTGACTTTGGCTATATCGGAACAATTGCAGTAGCGTACATTCCAGTATCCTTCGTAGTATTCGCAGAACATATCGCCGACCACAAGAACATCTCAAGTATTATTGAAAGAGATTTATTAAAAGATCCAGGTCTTGATAGAACATTACTTGGTGATGGTGTTGGTTCTATGGTTGGCGCATTCTTTGGTGGATGCCCTAATACAACATACGGTGAATCCGTAGCTTGTGTAGCTATCACTAAGAACGCTTCTGTATTAACAATTATTGGCGCTGCACTTGAATGTATCTTAATCTCATTCTTCACCCCATTTGTTACATTCATCTCCACTATCCCAGCATGTGTTATGGGTGGTGTATGTATGGCCCTCTATGGATTTATCGCTGTCAGTGGATTAAAAATGGTACAGAAGATTGATTTAGACCACAACAAAAACCTATTTGTTATCTCAAGTATCTTAATTTCTGGTATCGGTGGATTATCACTAAGCTTCGGTAAGATTACAATCACATCTGTAGCTTGTGCATTGATCCTCGGTATTATCGTAAATAAACTTTTATCAAAAGAACCAGAAAACACTGAAGAAAACCAGTAA